Genomic window (Haloferax sp. Atlit-12N):
GAGTTCGTCGAGCGGTGGCGGGGGAGCCACGCGGACCTCGCAAGAGAGCTTCCGGGACTCGTGAAGTACGCGACGAGCGTCCCGACCGACCCCGAGCGGTCCGAGTACGACGGCATCGTCGAACTCTACTTCGAGGACATGGCAGCCCTGAAGGCGGCGTTCGACTCCGAGGCTGGCCAGCGCGTGAACGCCGACGCGGCGTCGTTCGCCGACATGGAACGGGGACCGACGCTCTACGTCGAAGAGACGGTCCACCTCGACAGGTCCTGAACCCATGAACACGAGCGAACGACTCGTCGAGAGCCTCGAACGGCTCGGCGTCGAGCGAATCTTCGGCTACCCCGGCGGCCGCGTCATCGAACTGTTCGACCTGCTGCCCGAGTCGGACATCGACCTCGTGCGCCCCCGCGACGAGCGCGAAGCGAGCGTCATGGCCGAGATGCACGGTCGGCTGACGGGCGAACCGGGCGTCCTCGCCGGGCAGGGGCCGTGGATAGGGAGCCTCGGCCTCATCGGACAGATGGAAGCGCGCCTCGCCTCGTCGCCGATGGTCACCATCACCGAGGCCTCCGAGCGCGGGAACTACTCGACGCTCGCGCCCTACCAGCAGTCCCGCGGCGACTACGGCGGCCTCGAACTCCCGAAAATTCTCGACGCCGTGACGAAGGAACACTGGTTCCCGCGGACGCCGACCGAGACGGTTCGGAGCCTCCAACTCGCGTTCAAACACGCCGTCGCGGGTCGCCCCGGCCCGACGGCCGTCATCCTCGACGGCGACG
Coding sequences:
- a CDS encoding EthD family reductase; protein product: MLVRDDDYTHEEFVERWRGSHADLARELPGLVKYATSVPTDPERSEYDGIVELYFEDMAALKAAFDSEAGQRVNADAASFADMERGPTLYVEETVHLDRS